Proteins from one Streptococcus mitis B6 genomic window:
- a CDS encoding IS30-like element ISSmi1 family transposase produces the protein MTKKQKHLTLEDRIDIQTGISQQETFRSIAEKMGKDPSTISKEIKRNRIMHPTSVKSDCTDCPLLKKAPYVCNNCPKKRTDCGFNHYLYYAKKAQEQYETMLRESRQGIPLNKESFYQMDKILTLGIQKKQSIYHIIQTHNLPVSKATVYRHAKLGYLTAKPIDFPRMVTFKERRKSRKVAIPKELKIGRTYQDFQELRETDDFFKWLEMDTVIGRPGGKLLLTFNVSFCNFLFALLLNNKTALEVATKFAALKERVMDGGCAFHQLFPVILTDNGSEFAYVEELERDIDGKSHLYFCDPSRPDQKGRIEKNHTVLRAILPKGTSFDQLTQKDVNLVISHVNSLKREEFQGKSAYDVFTFTFGEDIAALLGCQFVKPEDTHLSPDLLK, from the coding sequence ATGACGAAAAAACAAAAACATCTCACTCTAGAAGACCGTATTGACATCCAAACTGGAATCAGCCAACAGGAGACTTTCCGTTCCATCGCTGAGAAGATGGGGAAAGACCCGTCAACGATTTCAAAGGAAATCAAGCGCAATCGCATCATGCATCCAACATCCGTCAAATCTGATTGCACGGATTGCCCTCTTCTCAAAAAAGCTCCTTATGTCTGTAACAACTGTCCAAAAAAGAGGACGGATTGTGGGTTTAACCACTATCTTTACTACGCGAAAAAGGCACAGGAGCAGTACGAGACTATGTTGAGGGAATCCAGACAGGGCATTCCCCTAAACAAGGAAAGTTTTTATCAGATGGACAAGATCTTAACCCTAGGCATCCAGAAGAAACAAAGCATCTACCATATCATTCAGACACATAACCTACCTGTGTCGAAAGCTACGGTGTATCGGCATGCCAAGCTGGGCTATCTGACAGCCAAGCCCATTGATTTCCCTCGGATGGTCACGTTCAAGGAACGCAGAAAATCCAGAAAAGTAGCTATTCCTAAAGAGCTGAAAATTGGGCGGACCTATCAAGATTTCCAAGAGTTACGAGAAACAGATGATTTCTTCAAATGGTTGGAAATGGACACGGTCATCGGCAGACCTGGTGGAAAGCTACTGCTCACCTTCAACGTTTCCTTCTGCAACTTCCTCTTCGCCCTGCTTTTGAACAACAAGACCGCTCTGGAGGTCGCCACTAAATTCGCAGCTTTGAAAGAAAGAGTCATGGACGGAGGGTGTGCGTTCCATCAGCTGTTCCCTGTCATTCTCACAGACAACGGATCTGAGTTCGCCTATGTGGAGGAGCTTGAGCGAGACATTGATGGGAAGTCTCACCTCTACTTCTGCGACCCTAGCCGTCCTGACCAGAAGGGGCGGATTGAGAAGAACCATACGGTTTTGCGAGCCATTCTTCCCAAGGGCACTTCCTTTGACCAGCTGACTCAGAAAGACGTCAATCTAGTCATTTCCCATGTCAATTCCTTGAAACGAGAAGAGTTTCAAGGAAAATCTGCTTACGACGTCTTCACCTTCACCTTTGGCGAGGACATCGCTGCTCTTCTGGGTTGCCAATTTGTCAAACCAGAAGACACACACTTATCACCTGATTTATTGAAATAA